A single region of the Streptomyces sp. NBC_00236 genome encodes:
- a CDS encoding RHS repeat-associated core domain-containing protein, with amino-acid sequence MSGRVRQLALVVSGALVTGLLGAQVPAVAAASATVATARDQVNVAAQKPGRARGDGAAEPTATKALTPVWPKKARARLDLSAVPVGSALPVAPEGAADPTKAAAVRVGPAPRGEARIKSEAVQVPADSPSDVDVEVLDRAALAPVGAAGLGVKVTRRDGEAEAGPVEVTLDYSDFKYAYGGSFASRLRLVKLPACALTTPEAKGCSAGSTDFVKATNDVESGTLTATVQADADPAATAPPVLDQDLSGLRSGQTLQASAAVASGTVYALASSSSSDAGDYRASTLSPAGTWNVSTGSGAFTYNLPIQVPEPPTGDAPGLALSYNSQSVDAMTSSENTQASWSGLGWNLGIGFIERRYRGCQDDGTGTGWVGDLCWDSPNSAKEIDGAVYVISLNGVTSELIQDNGGTGWYHVKDDPGWRVQHLTGGHGSDDEYWVVSSQEGMRYYFGWGRSERTGGATSSVLTVPVFGNDAGEPGYSGGVGVQTQAYRWGLDRVVDAQEVESAYFYEKETNHYRSVLLGDKARSYDSAAYPVRIEYGWASQIPGAQLPAKVDLSYVGRCVERMADKDPLASEPAACPGISTHAASYPDVPTDLMCDGTSADDGCRTITGETYSPTFFATRMLWDIKTYVRDNDSAAWDPAMQYQMKYGLPNPEGTVDSTLWLDYIQRKGYGDGDDITLPTININGEWRDNQLGGGVLNFRRVTQIHGDLGSFTDVTYRNYDEQDRCDIDSLPSESNNTQACFRQKWTPEGATEAKTGWFKKYVVSKVSVDPGPGAGAANDGDPVMTTTYDYVGKPAWAFPNDPLTKDEDESWTDWRGYQQVEVHTGTKDNAASVYHWLYRGMDGDRTSKTDPSATRSVTVSDGDNATSSVTDHAWLSGRELETSLRDGSGQSHQRVWHEYWTHNTAQYDGLPDARFVRESKTTTHELTSTGWREHIVKNEFDDAEPASTKYGLPMRTNDWGLTDTDDNRCVTYGRAYNTDLFTDSAVQRWMVMTDETRHYAADCAARGTANADAYEVTLYDGATSVDTNKPVDGNITASRRYTDSTHYRQTTFGYDAAGRMTSSTDGKQQTTTTVYSPATSWPVDGVRTTVPDPDGTGPSTASSSTTWYSRLWGTPYRILDANGRTTRVVSDSVGRTHQVFKPSQIGAYPDGTPSLQFDYAVTTQDNSEGVPDLVAGTPPKITTRTLQTGSTVATSHSFTDGLGRVRETQTPAATGTGRTVVSTRYDTSGNVTGTSAPFYNTGTAGSGMVLPTVDSLPSYTDLVVDYAGHTTQTRLMTKGSPQIQNQASTNYHGDYTTAVPPVGARTNTYTNVFGEITRIVEFGPSTYSTLYEYTRSGDLAKVTDAKGNITRYTYNWLGERLSTTDPDAGTSSVTYDENGNVATVTDANNVTLTHTYDRLDRPLTIQNGATLLSSRTYDSVPGGIGLQASATAYSGGFGYRTDVTGYDVNGQPTGTQVVIPADGSGLEGTYAASYEYDAAGRQSSISYPATAGLPAEKVTSTYDAFGLPEKVLSPLATYVDATDFDNIGRLVGRSYGTAATTPTTARRTYTYDDVTGTGWLKNISTTTSSKGIVQNDDYLRDAGGQLTDLTDRLTSQRQCYTYDELNRLSKAWTSASAAGCGGPFSPDLATGTDPYQLDYTYDGIGNLQKVTSTTAAGSTARDYVYPGYSADQQTYTPGAARPHAVAGVKSPAGTDTYAYDNAGQMTSRTVGGVTTGFVWNELHHLAGTTGADAGSYVYDAEGNLLLRRSKDGNTLYLGSQEVRKAGSTAARGTRYYAGGTSAVAMRVAGTGDGTVTWLMSDQQASTQVAVDVATGAAVRRRYLPFGAQRGSSGLPAGTDRGFLGKSEDSVLGISILGARLYDANLGRFLSADPVSTPYDPQNMSAYSYARNNPVGLSDPSGMALPECLTGEIKCQGGLPVSSGGKDPAPSAPSIKYDKGFRADIVHDSHGNKYRIGEEPGITRDEIDVRNYMNDRERQQGTFSDGKDGGSGTEYRPVNPIKGQKRGNGTSDLVRLTWKDGKLIKVDSVDIYTPLEGKNGPAPILKSVGKKVGQTDEVIVYYKEGTAAAADKIGKALPSDLKLNDVHIVAEDGKYFRSFGGAGSALGPPETPSTPRPSVDPPKTGGTRAPMGGKMMRGAGILGELFLWYDAYKVAKGDDVCPWPMECASPEIL; translated from the coding sequence ATGTCCGGACGGGTGAGACAACTGGCGCTGGTGGTGTCCGGCGCGCTGGTGACAGGGTTGCTGGGCGCCCAGGTACCGGCCGTGGCCGCGGCGTCGGCCACGGTGGCGACGGCCCGGGACCAGGTGAACGTGGCCGCGCAGAAGCCCGGCCGGGCGCGCGGTGACGGAGCAGCCGAACCGACTGCGACGAAGGCGCTCACGCCGGTATGGCCCAAGAAGGCCAGAGCCCGGCTGGACCTGTCGGCCGTTCCCGTCGGGTCGGCCCTGCCCGTGGCTCCCGAGGGCGCCGCCGATCCCACGAAGGCCGCCGCCGTCCGGGTCGGACCCGCACCGCGCGGTGAGGCCCGGATCAAGTCCGAGGCCGTGCAGGTCCCCGCCGACTCGCCGTCCGACGTGGACGTCGAGGTGCTCGACCGGGCGGCACTCGCCCCGGTCGGTGCGGCAGGGCTCGGCGTGAAGGTGACGCGGCGCGACGGCGAGGCCGAGGCCGGCCCCGTCGAAGTCACCCTGGACTACTCCGACTTCAAGTACGCCTACGGGGGTTCCTTCGCCTCGCGCCTGCGCCTGGTCAAGCTGCCCGCCTGCGCTCTCACGACCCCCGAGGCGAAGGGCTGCTCGGCCGGCAGTACGGACTTCGTGAAGGCCACGAACGACGTCGAGTCCGGAACGCTCACGGCCACCGTCCAGGCGGACGCCGACCCTGCGGCGACCGCGCCGCCGGTGCTCGACCAGGACCTGTCCGGGCTGCGCTCGGGGCAGACGCTGCAGGCGTCGGCGGCCGTCGCGTCCGGCACGGTGTACGCGCTCGCCTCCTCCTCGTCGTCGGACGCGGGTGACTACCGGGCATCCACGCTGAGCCCCGCCGGTACGTGGAACGTGTCCACCGGGTCGGGCGCGTTCACGTACAACCTGCCGATCCAGGTGCCCGAGCCGCCGACGGGCGACGCCCCCGGCCTCGCACTCTCGTACAACTCGCAGTCCGTCGACGCGATGACGTCCTCGGAGAACACCCAGGCCTCCTGGTCCGGTCTCGGATGGAACCTGGGGATCGGCTTCATCGAAAGGCGTTACCGGGGATGCCAGGACGACGGGACGGGAACCGGCTGGGTCGGTGACCTCTGCTGGGACTCGCCGAACTCGGCCAAGGAGATCGACGGCGCGGTCTACGTCATCAGTCTCAACGGCGTGACGTCCGAACTGATCCAGGACAACGGCGGCACCGGCTGGTACCACGTCAAGGACGACCCGGGCTGGCGGGTCCAGCACCTGACCGGTGGGCACGGGTCGGACGACGAGTACTGGGTCGTCTCCAGCCAGGAGGGCATGCGCTACTACTTCGGCTGGGGCCGCTCGGAGCGGACCGGCGGGGCCACGAGCTCGGTCCTGACCGTGCCGGTGTTCGGCAACGACGCCGGCGAGCCCGGTTACAGCGGCGGTGTCGGTGTGCAGACGCAGGCCTACCGCTGGGGCCTGGACCGGGTGGTGGACGCGCAGGAGGTGGAGTCGGCCTACTTCTACGAGAAGGAGACCAACCACTACCGCTCCGTACTGCTCGGGGACAAGGCGCGGTCCTACGACTCCGCCGCCTACCCCGTCCGGATCGAATACGGCTGGGCCTCGCAGATCCCCGGCGCGCAGCTGCCCGCCAAGGTGGACCTGTCCTACGTCGGGCGCTGCGTGGAACGCATGGCCGACAAGGACCCGCTGGCGAGCGAACCGGCCGCGTGCCCCGGAATTTCCACCCACGCCGCTTCCTACCCCGACGTACCCACCGACCTCATGTGCGACGGCACATCGGCCGACGACGGCTGTCGCACCATCACGGGTGAGACCTACTCGCCGACGTTCTTCGCGACCAGGATGCTGTGGGACATCAAGACCTATGTCCGCGACAACGACAGCGCGGCATGGGATCCGGCGATGCAGTACCAGATGAAGTACGGGCTGCCGAATCCCGAAGGCACCGTCGACAGCACGCTGTGGCTGGACTACATCCAGCGCAAGGGGTACGGCGACGGTGACGACATCACGCTGCCGACGATCAACATCAACGGCGAGTGGCGCGACAACCAGCTCGGCGGTGGGGTGCTCAACTTCCGCCGGGTGACGCAGATCCACGGTGACCTCGGGTCGTTCACCGACGTCACCTATCGCAACTACGACGAGCAGGACCGCTGCGACATCGACAGCCTGCCCAGCGAGTCGAACAACACCCAGGCCTGCTTCAGGCAGAAGTGGACGCCCGAGGGCGCGACCGAGGCGAAGACCGGGTGGTTCAAGAAGTACGTCGTCTCGAAGGTGAGCGTGGATCCCGGCCCGGGGGCCGGGGCGGCGAACGACGGCGATCCGGTGATGACCACCACCTACGACTATGTGGGCAAGCCGGCCTGGGCGTTCCCCAACGACCCGCTGACCAAGGACGAGGACGAGTCCTGGACGGACTGGCGTGGTTACCAGCAGGTCGAGGTGCACACCGGGACCAAGGACAACGCCGCGTCCGTCTACCACTGGCTGTACCGCGGCATGGACGGCGACCGCACGTCGAAGACGGACCCTTCCGCGACGCGGAGCGTGACCGTTTCGGACGGGGACAACGCGACCTCCAGTGTGACCGACCATGCCTGGCTGAGCGGCCGGGAGCTGGAGACCAGCCTGCGGGACGGCTCGGGTCAGTCGCACCAGCGGGTCTGGCACGAGTACTGGACCCACAACACCGCGCAGTACGACGGTCTGCCCGACGCCCGGTTCGTGCGTGAGTCCAAGACCACCACGCACGAACTGACGTCCACCGGCTGGCGCGAGCACATCGTCAAGAACGAGTTCGACGACGCCGAACCGGCCAGCACCAAGTACGGCCTGCCGATGCGCACCAACGACTGGGGTCTCACCGACACGGACGACAACCGCTGTGTCACGTACGGCCGCGCCTACAACACCGACCTGTTCACCGATTCCGCCGTGCAGCGCTGGATGGTGATGACGGACGAGACCCGGCACTACGCGGCCGACTGCGCGGCACGCGGCACGGCCAACGCGGACGCCTACGAGGTGACGCTGTACGACGGCGCCACCTCCGTGGACACCAACAAGCCCGTCGACGGCAACATCACGGCGTCGCGGAGGTACACCGACTCCACGCACTACCGGCAGACGACGTTCGGCTACGACGCGGCCGGGCGGATGACCTCCAGCACCGACGGCAAGCAGCAGACGACGACCACGGTGTACAGCCCGGCGACCTCGTGGCCCGTGGACGGGGTCAGGACGACCGTCCCCGACCCCGACGGGACCGGCCCGTCGACGGCGTCGAGCAGTACCACCTGGTACTCACGACTGTGGGGCACTCCGTACCGCATCCTCGACGCCAACGGCCGCACCACCCGGGTCGTCTCCGACTCGGTGGGGCGTACCCATCAGGTGTTCAAGCCCTCGCAGATCGGCGCCTACCCCGACGGAACCCCGTCGCTGCAGTTCGACTACGCGGTCACCACGCAGGACAACAGCGAGGGTGTGCCGGACCTGGTCGCGGGAACCCCGCCGAAGATCACGACCCGGACGCTCCAGACCGGATCGACGGTCGCGACCAGTCACAGTTTCACCGACGGCCTCGGCCGGGTCAGGGAGACGCAGACCCCCGCGGCCACCGGAACCGGACGGACCGTCGTCTCCACGCGCTACGACACGTCGGGCAACGTGACGGGGACCAGCGCGCCGTTCTACAACACCGGCACTGCCGGCTCGGGCATGGTGCTCCCCACCGTCGACAGCCTCCCGTCCTACACGGACCTCGTCGTCGACTATGCGGGGCACACCACCCAGACCCGGCTGATGACCAAGGGCAGTCCCCAGATCCAGAACCAGGCGTCGACCAACTACCACGGTGACTACACCACCGCCGTTCCTCCCGTGGGCGCCCGCACGAACACGTACACGAACGTCTTCGGCGAGATCACCAGGATCGTGGAGTTCGGTCCCTCGACCTACAGCACCCTGTACGAGTACACCCGCAGCGGTGATCTCGCGAAGGTCACTGACGCGAAGGGCAACATCACCCGCTACACGTACAACTGGCTGGGCGAACGGCTCTCCACGACCGACCCCGACGCGGGTACCTCGTCCGTCACGTACGACGAGAACGGCAACGTCGCGACCGTCACCGACGCCAACAACGTGACGCTGACCCACACCTACGACCGTCTCGACCGGCCGTTGACCATCCAGAACGGCGCCACGCTGCTGTCGAGCAGGACGTACGACTCCGTGCCCGGGGGAATCGGTCTGCAGGCCTCCGCCACGGCCTACTCCGGGGGCTTCGGCTACCGGACCGACGTGACCGGCTACGACGTCAACGGCCAGCCGACCGGCACCCAGGTCGTCATCCCCGCGGACGGATCGGGACTGGAGGGCACCTACGCGGCGTCCTACGAGTACGACGCCGCCGGACGCCAGAGCAGCATCAGCTACCCCGCCACGGCAGGCCTGCCGGCGGAGAAGGTGACGAGTACCTACGACGCCTTCGGCCTGCCCGAGAAGGTCCTCAGCCCTCTCGCCACCTACGTCGACGCCACGGACTTCGACAACATCGGCCGGCTCGTCGGACGCAGTTACGGAACCGCTGCCACCACGCCCACGACGGCCCGGCGCACCTACACCTACGACGACGTCACCGGTACCGGCTGGCTGAAGAACATCAGCACCACCACGAGCAGCAAGGGCATCGTCCAGAACGACGACTACCTCCGTGACGCCGGCGGGCAGCTCACCGACCTGACGGACAGACTCACCTCGCAGCGCCAGTGCTACACCTACGACGAACTCAACCGACTCTCGAAGGCGTGGACGTCCGCAAGCGCGGCCGGGTGCGGCGGGCCGTTCAGCCCCGACCTCGCCACGGGGACCGATCCGTACCAGCTCGACTACACCTACGACGGCATCGGCAACCTGCAGAAGGTCACCAGCACGACGGCTGCGGGCAGCACGGCGCGGGACTACGTCTATCCCGGCTACTCCGCCGACCAGCAGACCTACACGCCCGGTGCGGCCCGCCCGCACGCGGTCGCCGGCGTCAAGTCACCGGCCGGCACCGACACCTACGCCTACGACAACGCGGGTCAGATGACCTCGCGCACGGTCGGTGGCGTGACCACCGGCTTCGTCTGGAACGAACTCCACCACCTCGCCGGGACGACGGGGGCGGACGCCGGAAGCTACGTCTACGACGCGGAGGGCAATCTCCTGCTCCGCAGGAGCAAGGACGGCAACACCCTCTACCTGGGCAGCCAAGAGGTGAGAAAGGCCGGCAGCACAGCCGCCCGGGGCACCCGGTACTACGCCGGCGGGACCAGCGCCGTCGCCATGCGCGTCGCCGGTACCGGTGACGGCACCGTCACCTGGCTGATGTCGGACCAACAGGCCTCCACACAGGTCGCCGTGGATGTGGCGACCGGTGCGGCGGTCCGCAGACGCTACCTTCCGTTCGGCGCGCAGCGCGGCAGTTCCGGACTGCCGGCGGGAACCGACCGGGGATTCCTCGGCAAGTCGGAGGACAGCGTCCTGGGCATCAGTATTCTCGGTGCCCGCCTCTACGACGCGAACCTGGGCCGTTTCCTCAGCGCCGACCCGGTCAGTACACCGTACGACCCACAGAACATGAGCGCCTACAGCTACGCGCGCAACAACCCCGTGGGCCTGTCGGACCCGAGCGGCATGGCCCTTCCGGAATGCCTGACGGGCGAGATCAAATGCCAGGGCGGACTGCCGGTCAGCAGCGGAGGCAAGGACCCCGCACCTTCGGCCCCCTCCATCAAGTACGACAAGGGGTTCCGTGCCGACATCGTCCATGACTCGCACGGGAACAAGTACCGGATAGGCGAAGAGCCGGGCATCACCCGTGACGAGATCGACGTCCGCAACTACATGAACGACCGCGAACGGCAGCAGGGCACCTTCTCGGACGGCAAGGACGGCGGCAGTGGTACGGAATACCGGCCGGTCAATCCCATCAAGGGGCAGAAGCGCGGCAACGGCACGTCCGACCTGGTGCGGCTCACCTGGAAGGACGGCAAGTTGATCAAGGTGGACTCGGTCGACATCTACACGCCGCTGGAGGGGAAGAACGGGCCGGCTCCGATCCTCAAGAGCGTCGGCAAAAAGGTCGGGCAGACGGATGAGGTGATCGTCTACTACAAGGAGGGAACGGCCGCGGCGGCGGACAAGATAGGAAAGGCCCTCCCCAGCGATCTGAAGCTGAACGACGTGCACATCGTGGCGGAGGACGGAAAGTACTTCCGCAGCTTCGGCGGTGCGGGCTCCGCCCTCGGTCCTCCCGAGACCCCGTCCACGCCCCGGCCGAGCGTCGACCCCCCGAAGACGGGCGGTACGCGGGCGCCCATGGGCGGAAAGATGATGCGCGGCGCGGGTATTCTCGGCGAACTGTTCCTTTGGTACGACGCGTACAAGGTCGCCAAGGGCGACGACGTCTGCCCGTGGCCCATGGAATGTGCTTCACCGGAAATCCTTTAG
- a CDS encoding helix-turn-helix domain-containing protein, whose translation MTADHESTTTSGEPELSDSLRTFGAVLKALREAAGLTQEDFAPRVQYSPAYIAKIEQGKRFPPENLPERAAEALGAVAGKVLGAAARSLRRRAGLASWFQQWAGIEEEAITLYAYECRGIPGLLQPEGYIRAVFERQLPPLTETQIQRQVTARLERQRLLCERPNTAFSFVIEQGILERQVGGARVTALVIDHLLHIGRYTNVEIQVMPLRQQDHTGIDGQMYLAESQANQWFGYTEGHRSSALLTAPSEVSILLQRYGKLRSQALDCRATVSLLERMRGAL comes from the coding sequence ATGACGGCGGACCACGAGAGCACCACGACGAGCGGCGAGCCCGAGCTGTCCGACAGCCTGCGGACGTTCGGGGCCGTACTGAAGGCCCTGCGCGAAGCCGCCGGCCTCACCCAGGAGGACTTCGCACCCCGCGTGCAGTACTCGCCCGCCTACATCGCCAAGATCGAGCAGGGCAAGCGGTTCCCGCCGGAGAACCTCCCGGAACGGGCAGCGGAGGCCCTGGGGGCGGTCGCGGGCAAGGTCCTCGGCGCCGCCGCGCGGAGTCTGCGCAGGAGGGCCGGGCTCGCCTCCTGGTTCCAGCAGTGGGCGGGGATCGAGGAGGAAGCGATCACGCTGTATGCGTACGAGTGCCGGGGGATTCCTGGGCTGTTACAGCCCGAGGGATACATCCGGGCCGTGTTTGAACGCCAGTTGCCGCCTCTCACGGAGACACAGATTCAACGACAGGTCACGGCTCGGCTCGAACGTCAGCGGCTCCTGTGCGAACGCCCCAACACCGCCTTCAGCTTCGTCATCGAGCAGGGCATCCTGGAGCGCCAGGTGGGCGGGGCGCGCGTGACCGCCCTCGTCATCGACCACCTGCTGCACATCGGGCGGTACACCAACGTGGAGATCCAGGTCATGCCGCTCCGACAACAGGACCACACGGGGATCGACGGGCAGATGTATCTGGCCGAGAGCCAGGCCAACCAGTGGTTCGGCTACACCGAGGGCCACCGCTCAAGCGCCCTGCTCACCGCTCCGAGCGAAGTCAGCATCCTGCTCCAGCGCTATGGCAAGCTGCGTTCCCAGGCCCTGGATTGCCGGGCTACGGTGAGCTTGCTGGAACGGATGCGAGGAGCGCTATGA
- a CDS encoding DUF4253 domain-containing protein translates to MLDDLTSFIAATTGLAVSSVESARPPRGGVLHGFACPPDARTDAWRRLRSEFSRTGLWPFVSHQRPTDWDWDETRSGAQHVAEPAGHRPVLERLLAEQSGQLRLGVPGAGPPADGLDALVESLTRAIGDGAAPARGLDPDEVFARPPGWICLAPVADPSGLPELLDAPDTVNWTSDAPDATLGYADHSAVLREWNVRYGAVPYQIGSRTLVLAVKHPPVSRRETARVALEQFAYCPDLEQVLGGPVAIAQRQAGADRWFFHWD, encoded by the coding sequence ATGCTGGATGACCTGACGTCTTTCATCGCCGCGACGACGGGCCTTGCCGTTTCCTCGGTCGAGAGCGCTCGACCGCCCCGGGGAGGCGTGCTCCACGGGTTCGCCTGCCCGCCCGACGCGCGCACGGACGCATGGCGGCGGCTTCGCTCGGAGTTCTCCAGGACGGGGCTCTGGCCCTTCGTCAGCCATCAGCGGCCGACGGACTGGGACTGGGACGAGACGCGGTCGGGAGCCCAGCACGTCGCGGAGCCGGCCGGTCACCGCCCCGTCCTGGAAAGGCTGCTGGCGGAGCAGAGCGGACAACTGAGGCTCGGTGTTCCCGGTGCGGGGCCGCCGGCCGACGGACTCGACGCGCTGGTGGAATCACTGACCCGCGCCATCGGTGACGGGGCGGCGCCGGCCCGGGGACTCGACCCGGACGAGGTCTTCGCCCGGCCGCCCGGCTGGATCTGTCTGGCGCCTGTCGCGGACCCGTCCGGCCTGCCGGAACTCCTCGACGCACCCGACACGGTCAACTGGACGTCGGACGCGCCCGACGCGACCCTCGGATACGCCGACCACTCGGCCGTACTCCGTGAATGGAACGTGCGTTACGGCGCCGTGCCCTACCAGATCGGGAGCAGGACACTGGTGCTCGCCGTGAAGCACCCGCCCGTGTCCCGGCGGGAGACCGCACGCGTGGCCCTTGAGCAGTTCGCCTACTGCCCTGATCTGGAGCAGGTCCTGGGCGGCCCCGTCGCGATCGCGCAGCGCCAGGCGGGCGCGGACCGATGGTTCTTCCACTGGGACTGA
- a CDS encoding phage baseplate protein — MDSKRSAIGRRQLFAWAAGALGVAAAGTAMTLASGGPAGAAVGASTRFDLKDPSNELFREIALQETRVLQSFSFDNTNKHLYVVSLVQGSRQLPGETRTYTGDERAKYGDLCVTELDWTGAKLGRMYLKGFGHGVSIAVEPSGNGAYLWTETESVEAPDPSYPTDASKNIGWGSRIGRFKFANGTVLTANSSKVAKFTPVAGADRTTIAIDPASKRLALRYRLGGAFQFGLYDLATFTAGTYTQLAHVMQPTDIASPPPFQGFTTFGQYLYLLEGSAYGSTNPAPGNTYQSVIDWNTGTRTERRLSEAGKSLAFREPEGLAIQIPDTTKPTAARLVTGFASTTSATDTNKRASFYYKDALV; from the coding sequence ATGGACAGCAAGAGATCCGCGATCGGACGCCGTCAGTTGTTCGCCTGGGCTGCCGGGGCACTCGGCGTGGCCGCGGCAGGCACGGCAATGACCCTGGCGAGCGGCGGCCCGGCCGGCGCCGCCGTCGGCGCCTCGACGCGCTTCGACCTCAAGGACCCGTCCAACGAGTTGTTCCGCGAGATTGCCCTCCAGGAGACCCGCGTCCTGCAGTCCTTCTCCTTCGACAACACCAACAAGCACCTGTACGTCGTGAGCCTGGTGCAGGGAAGCCGCCAGCTCCCGGGCGAGACACGCACGTACACCGGCGACGAGCGGGCGAAGTACGGCGACCTCTGCGTCACCGAACTCGACTGGACCGGCGCCAAACTCGGCCGCATGTACCTCAAGGGCTTCGGCCACGGCGTCTCCATCGCCGTCGAACCGTCGGGCAACGGCGCCTACTTGTGGACAGAGACCGAATCCGTCGAGGCACCCGACCCCAGTTACCCCACCGACGCGTCCAAGAACATCGGCTGGGGCAGCCGCATCGGCCGGTTCAAGTTCGCCAACGGCACGGTGCTCACCGCGAACTCGTCCAAGGTCGCCAAGTTCACCCCGGTAGCAGGCGCCGACCGCACGACCATCGCCATCGACCCGGCGTCGAAGCGGCTCGCGCTCCGATACCGGCTGGGCGGCGCCTTCCAGTTCGGCCTGTACGACCTCGCGACCTTCACCGCGGGCACGTACACCCAGCTCGCCCACGTCATGCAACCGACCGACATCGCGAGCCCGCCGCCGTTCCAGGGCTTCACCACCTTCGGCCAGTACCTCTACCTCCTGGAGGGCTCGGCCTACGGAAGCACCAACCCGGCACCGGGCAACACCTACCAGTCGGTCATCGACTGGAACACCGGAACCCGGACCGAACGCCGCCTCTCCGAGGCCGGCAAGAGCCTGGCCTTCCGCGAGCCCGAGGGTCTCGCGATCCAGATCCCGGACACCACGAAGCCCACGGCCGCCCGGCTGGTCACCGGATTCGCCTCCACGACATCGGCCACCGACACCAACAAGCGGGCCAGCTTCTACTACAAGGACGCCCTGGTCTAA
- a CDS encoding LysR family transcriptional regulator, producing the protein MSDLETRELEYFVAVAEELHFGHAAARLAIAQPALSKAIQRVESRLGVQLLLRSSRRVSLTPAGEALLHHGRHALNAVSAAARSARRAGDVQAQLRLVIKPGGDANLLSGILAAYAGQPDARRVDVLFGGATDRADYLRDGRADVALLYAPFDDLTGLESETLFVEGRVAILPRDHRLAAYDELRMADLEHETLPRWKGVPGGGTGPEIGDVAQMTQMIMLGRTIAILPRSSVEPVHPGLVYRPVVDAAPSRLVVAWSQLDQRPLVASFVAAAVAASRSQPGVGAGARPDRLSRTNSSKR; encoded by the coding sequence ATGAGTGATCTGGAGACGCGTGAGCTGGAGTACTTCGTCGCGGTCGCCGAAGAGCTGCACTTCGGCCATGCCGCCGCGCGCCTCGCCATCGCACAGCCGGCGCTGTCGAAAGCGATTCAACGGGTCGAATCCCGACTCGGCGTTCAGCTGCTCCTGCGCTCCAGCCGCCGCGTGTCGCTGACCCCGGCCGGGGAGGCCCTGCTGCACCACGGCCGCCACGCGCTCAACGCGGTGAGCGCGGCGGCCCGGAGTGCGCGCCGGGCCGGTGACGTCCAGGCGCAGCTGCGGCTGGTGATCAAGCCCGGTGGTGATGCCAACCTGCTGTCCGGGATCCTCGCCGCGTACGCCGGTCAGCCCGATGCACGCAGGGTGGACGTCCTGTTCGGCGGCGCCACCGACCGGGCCGACTATCTGCGTGACGGCAGAGCCGATGTGGCGCTGCTGTACGCGCCGTTCGACGACCTCACGGGACTGGAGTCCGAGACGCTGTTCGTCGAAGGGCGCGTGGCGATTCTGCCCCGGGACCACAGGCTGGCCGCGTACGACGAACTGCGCATGGCCGACCTGGAGCACGAGACGCTGCCGCGCTGGAAGGGGGTGCCCGGCGGCGGGACCGGGCCGGAGATCGGGGACGTGGCGCAGATGACGCAGATGATCATGCTCGGCCGGACCATCGCGATCCTGCCGCGCTCGTCCGTCGAACCGGTTCACCCGGGGCTGGTCTACAGGCCGGTGGTCGATGCGGCGCCCAGCCGCCTGGTCGTCGCGTGGTCGCAGCTGGACCAGCGGCCCCTCGTCGCCTCGTTCGTCGCCGCAGCGGTCGCCGCGAGCCGGTCGCAGCCGGGAGTTGGCGCTGGGGCGCGTCCCGACAGGCTGAGTCGTACGAACTCGTCCAAAAGATGA
- a CDS encoding ATP-binding protein: MTALQAQPPVTVSVFVQRCSATRRGATLARRLAVWKLDAWGVPYGTQLSDTVALLVAELAANAVLHGRVPGRDFELRLVYAYGTGVVRVEISDTHEARPDPAAVPRPDPEADGGRGLLIVEALASRWGVSDRVGPGKTVWAEAGPVAR, from the coding sequence ATGACAGCACTGCAAGCCCAACCGCCCGTAACCGTAAGCGTGTTCGTCCAGAGGTGTTCTGCCACCCGCCGGGGCGCGACCCTCGCGCGGCGGCTGGCCGTGTGGAAGCTCGACGCCTGGGGGGTCCCGTACGGCACGCAGCTCTCCGACACCGTGGCCCTGCTCGTCGCCGAGCTCGCGGCCAACGCGGTCCTGCACGGGCGGGTTCCGGGGCGCGACTTCGAGCTGCGGCTCGTGTACGCGTACGGGACCGGAGTCGTACGCGTCGAGATCTCCGACACCCACGAGGCCCGCCCGGACCCCGCCGCCGTGCCCCGGCCCGACCCGGAGGCCGACGGGGGCAGGGGCCTCCTCATCGTGGAGGCCCTCGCCTCCCGCTGGGGCGTGAGCGATCGGGTCGGGCCGGGCAAGACCGTGTGGGCGGAGGCGGGACCGGTTGCCCGGTGA